A part of Streptomyces sp. NBC_01497 genomic DNA contains:
- the dtd gene encoding D-aminoacyl-tRNA deacylase, with product MRAVVQRVDGASVSVVSGSGTETVGEITGEGLCVLVGVTHDDTKETAARLAAKLWSIRMLDGERSCSETDAPLMVISQFTLYGDARKGRRPTWNAAASGPVAEPLVDEVVARLRALGATVHTGSFGAHMRVSLTNDGPFTIVLDM from the coding sequence ATGCGAGCGGTGGTGCAGCGGGTCGACGGTGCGAGCGTGTCCGTGGTGTCCGGATCCGGGACGGAGACAGTCGGTGAGATCACGGGCGAGGGCCTGTGCGTGCTGGTGGGGGTGACCCATGACGACACGAAGGAGACGGCGGCGAGGCTCGCCGCGAAGCTCTGGTCGATCCGCATGCTCGACGGTGAGAGGTCCTGCTCGGAGACGGACGCGCCGCTCATGGTGATCTCGCAGTTCACCCTCTACGGCGACGCCCGCAAGGGCCGCCGTCCCACGTGGAACGCGGCCGCGTCGGGACCCGTCGCCGAGCCGCTGGTCGACGAGGTCGTGGCACGGCTGCGGGCGCTCGGCGCGACCGTGCACACGGGGAGCTTCGGCGCCCACATGCGGGTGTCGCTGACGAACGACGGTCCCTTCACCATCGTGCTCGACATGTGA
- a CDS encoding RsiG family protein, which produces MSTSGADRGGQTDRTGQGDRAGTGDRAEDAGRPGQPPGAVPAARTTTGTGHGTGGVVDPGAGALLPGQRPHDLTLLRLPELRALRRDSQRDEADLSYLRRLLQGRIDILRDELSRRTEPRRQQAADEPAAQEPGAGAATGTGPAAEAGSPAGAGRRPGAARGGPATTSMVVRLAEILIDPPSRHRASARHVTLSTPRGAECSRLAAETLAEVELSDLAARTDDELHAAMRRFVRNEQQISRRRHQLQRTADGCSAEIARRYREGEAQVDDLLT; this is translated from the coding sequence ATGAGCACATCTGGAGCCGACCGGGGCGGGCAGACCGACCGGACCGGGCAGGGCGACCGGGCGGGAACGGGCGACCGGGCCGAGGACGCCGGGCGGCCCGGGCAGCCGCCCGGCGCCGTACCCGCCGCCCGCACGACCACCGGCACGGGCCACGGGACGGGCGGGGTGGTGGACCCGGGTGCCGGGGCCCTGCTGCCAGGGCAGCGCCCGCACGACCTGACCCTGCTGCGGCTGCCCGAACTGCGGGCCCTGCGCCGTGACTCGCAGCGGGACGAGGCCGACCTGAGCTATCTGCGCAGGCTGCTCCAGGGGCGGATCGACATCCTGCGGGACGAGCTGTCCCGCCGTACGGAGCCAAGGAGGCAGCAGGCAGCGGACGAGCCGGCCGCGCAGGAGCCCGGAGCCGGGGCCGCGACCGGGACGGGACCCGCGGCCGAAGCCGGATCCCCCGCGGGAGCCGGGCGCCGTCCCGGCGCGGCCCGCGGTGGCCCCGCCACCACCTCGATGGTCGTCCGGCTCGCCGAGATCCTCATCGACCCCCCGTCCCGGCACCGCGCTTCGGCCCGGCATGTGACCCTCTCGACCCCGCGCGGCGCGGAGTGCAGCAGGCTGGCGGCGGAGACGCTGGCGGAGGTCGAGCTGTCCGACCTCGCGGCCCGCACGGACGACGAACTGCACGCGGCCATGCGCCGGTTCGTCCGCAACGAGCAGCAGATCTCCCGGCGCCGCCACCAGTTGCAGCGGACGGCGGACGGGTGCAGCGCGGAGATCGCCCGCAGGTACCGTGAGGGGGAAGCGCAGGTGGACGACCTGCTCACCTGA